In one window of Kitasatospora sp. MMS16-BH015 DNA:
- a CDS encoding metallophosphoesterase, giving the protein MRPLYSVPLGIAATGAACLAYSAGYEVRSFRLRRVEVPILPKGARPLRVLQVSDIHMVTGQGKKQRWLQSLAGLRPDLVVNTGDNLSDPLGVPATLDALGPLMEFPGVYVFGSNDYYGPAKKNPARYLKALKTGVHGLNNPDGTRKRGITGAVHNPWQKLRDGFDAAGWLDLNNTRGRLTLGGLEVEFTGLDDPHIRRDRYQDVTGGPSADADLSLAVVHAPYLRVLDAFTADRYPLILAGHTHGGQLCVPFYGALVTNCDLDAKRVKGLSDHRAGGHRSYLHVSAGCGTNRYTPVRFACPPEATLLTLTPRP; this is encoded by the coding sequence ATGCGACCGCTGTACTCCGTACCCCTCGGCATCGCCGCCACCGGCGCCGCCTGCCTCGCCTACTCCGCCGGATACGAGGTCCGTTCCTTCCGGCTCCGACGGGTCGAAGTACCGATCCTGCCGAAGGGCGCCCGGCCGCTGCGGGTCCTCCAGGTGTCCGACATCCACATGGTCACCGGGCAGGGCAAGAAGCAGCGCTGGCTCCAGAGCCTGGCCGGCCTGCGCCCGGACCTGGTGGTCAACACCGGCGACAACCTCTCCGACCCGCTCGGCGTGCCGGCCACCCTGGACGCGCTCGGCCCGCTGATGGAGTTCCCCGGCGTCTACGTCTTCGGCTCGAACGACTACTACGGGCCCGCCAAGAAGAACCCGGCCCGCTACCTCAAGGCACTCAAGACCGGCGTGCACGGGCTGAACAACCCCGACGGGACCCGCAAGCGCGGGATCACCGGCGCGGTGCACAACCCCTGGCAGAAGCTCCGCGACGGCTTCGACGCGGCCGGCTGGCTCGACCTCAACAACACCCGCGGCCGCCTCACCCTCGGCGGCCTGGAGGTCGAGTTCACCGGGCTCGACGACCCGCACATCCGCCGCGACCGCTACCAGGACGTCACCGGCGGCCCCTCCGCCGACGCCGACCTCTCCCTCGCCGTGGTCCACGCCCCCTACCTCCGGGTCCTGGACGCCTTCACCGCCGACCGCTACCCCTTGATCCTGGCCGGCCACACCCACGGCGGCCAGCTCTGCGTCCCCTTCTACGGCGCCCTGGTCACCAACTGCGACCTCGACGCCAAGCGGGTCAAGGGCCTCTCCGATCACCGCGCCGGCGGCCACCGCTCCTACCTCCACGTCTCGGCCGGCTGCGGCACCAACCGCTACACCCCGGTCCGCTTCGCCTGCCCCCCGGAGGCCACCCTCCTCACCCTCACCCCCCGCCCCTGA
- the dacB gene encoding D-alanyl-D-alanine carboxypeptidase/D-alanyl-D-alanine-endopeptidase: MAGTAAAAPTENPPSDLGPDITAIMDKPAYKHAQWGLLEIDAENGHVVHSRYPDQFFMPGSTVKLITISGAWHDLGPDHRFTTPVNAVGRLNGSTLTGNLALVAQGDLTMGGRTKPDGSVDFTPIDHTYADDVPGATLTPEDPLAGLDQIARQVRDSGITTVDGDVVIDARLFTPPPMITPQPTPLMINDNVIDLLSTPTSPGQPAQLSWRPQVAPYRVTTTVRTVEAGGTTDIQVSASPDGTAITLSGTIAADAQPALKNSRIQDPNAFGRTALIEALGRAGVTVTAPPTGPNPDSTLPASYTGDQQVAAFVSPPYRDYAKLILNVSHNLGANLALCNIAANHGSKDCFDAFPVIHDFLARTANVDPTQFQLTDGRGDVPVDRVTPTGLNQLLAYWLRTPDADAFRTSLPILGVSGTGALYCTTDCPAKGKVFAKPGTIIGGDLLNQQIAINAQTYAGYLQADDGHLYTFFVGVNGAAAPTIQGFFDTNDDVDQIAVILQQEACAEREAGRSHHGQLRP, translated from the coding sequence GTGGCAGGTACAGCCGCCGCCGCACCTACGGAGAACCCGCCCAGCGACCTCGGGCCCGACATCACGGCGATCATGGACAAGCCCGCGTACAAGCACGCGCAGTGGGGCCTGCTGGAGATCGACGCCGAGAACGGGCACGTCGTCCACTCCAGGTACCCCGACCAGTTCTTCATGCCGGGTTCGACCGTCAAGCTGATCACCATCTCCGGTGCCTGGCACGACCTCGGCCCGGACCACCGCTTCACGACACCGGTGAACGCGGTCGGCCGACTCAACGGATCGACCCTCACCGGCAACCTGGCGCTCGTCGCCCAGGGCGACCTCACCATGGGCGGCCGGACCAAGCCGGACGGGTCGGTCGACTTCACCCCCATCGACCACACCTACGCCGACGACGTCCCGGGCGCCACCCTCACACCCGAGGACCCGCTCGCCGGCCTGGACCAGATCGCCCGGCAGGTCCGCGACTCGGGCATCACCACGGTCGACGGTGATGTGGTGATCGACGCACGGCTGTTCACGCCCCCGCCGATGATCACCCCCCAGCCGACGCCCCTCATGATCAACGACAACGTCATCGACCTGCTGAGCACGCCGACCTCCCCCGGGCAGCCCGCCCAGCTGAGCTGGCGCCCGCAGGTCGCGCCGTACCGGGTCACCACCACCGTCCGGACGGTGGAGGCCGGTGGCACCACCGACATCCAGGTCTCCGCGTCCCCCGACGGCACGGCGATCACGCTCTCCGGCACGATCGCCGCCGACGCCCAGCCCGCCCTGAAGAACTCCCGGATCCAGGACCCCAACGCCTTCGGGCGCACCGCCCTGATCGAAGCCCTGGGCCGCGCCGGGGTCACCGTCACCGCCCCACCCACCGGGCCCAACCCGGACAGCACGCTGCCCGCCTCGTACACCGGCGATCAGCAGGTGGCCGCCTTCGTCTCACCGCCGTACCGCGACTACGCCAAGCTGATCCTGAACGTCAGTCACAACCTCGGCGCCAACCTGGCCCTGTGCAACATCGCCGCGAACCACGGCAGCAAGGACTGCTTCGACGCCTTCCCGGTCATCCACGACTTCCTCGCCCGTACGGCGAACGTCGACCCGACCCAGTTCCAGCTGACGGACGGACGCGGTGACGTCCCCGTCGACCGCGTCACCCCCACCGGGCTCAACCAGCTGCTCGCGTACTGGCTGCGTACCCCCGACGCGGATGCGTTCCGCACCTCACTGCCGATCCTCGGCGTGTCCGGCACGGGTGCGCTCTACTGCACCACCGACTGCCCGGCCAAGGGCAAGGTCTTCGCCAAGCCCGGCACCATCATCGGCGGCGACCTGCTCAACCAGCAGATCGCCATCAACGCGCAGACGTATGCGGGATACCTCCAGGCGGACGACGGCCACCTCTACACCTTCTTCGTCGGCGTCAACGGCGCGGCGGCACCGACCATCCAGGGATTCTTCGACACCAACGACGACGTCGACCAGATCGCCGTCATCCTCCAGCAGGAGGCGTGCGCAGAACGCGAGGCCGGCCGCTCGCACCACGGGCAACTGCGCCCCTGA
- a CDS encoding sigma-70 family RNA polymerase sigma factor: MGEQTEGMAGPELADRFEAQRPRLRAVAYRTLGSFSEAEDAVQEAWIRLSRTDVSEVENLAGWLTTVVARVCLNMLRSREQRREDPLDLRIPDPVISPESGVDPEHEALLTDAVGLALLVVLDSLKPAERLAFVLHDMFAVPFEEIAPLIDKTPAATRQLASRARRRVREGAPSPDPDLARQREVVDAFFAAARDGRLDTLVSVLHPEVVLRADGAAGRHRRPVTFTGAALVSSQAVTFGSLSPYARPALINGTPGAVVISPAGPLSVMSFTVHAGLITHITVLTDPARLAALDLSAFAP; encoded by the coding sequence ATGGGCGAGCAGACCGAGGGCATGGCCGGGCCGGAGCTGGCGGACCGCTTCGAGGCGCAGCGGCCCAGGCTCCGCGCGGTCGCCTACCGCACCCTCGGCTCGTTCAGCGAGGCGGAGGACGCCGTCCAGGAGGCCTGGATCCGGCTCAGCCGTACCGACGTCAGCGAGGTCGAGAACCTGGCCGGCTGGCTGACCACCGTGGTCGCCCGGGTCTGCCTCAACATGCTGCGCTCGCGCGAGCAGCGCCGCGAGGACCCGCTGGACCTGCGGATCCCCGACCCGGTGATCAGCCCCGAGAGCGGGGTGGACCCGGAGCACGAGGCGCTGCTGACCGACGCGGTCGGGCTGGCCCTGCTGGTGGTCCTCGACTCCCTGAAGCCGGCCGAGCGGTTGGCCTTCGTGCTGCACGACATGTTCGCGGTGCCCTTCGAGGAGATCGCCCCGCTGATCGACAAGACCCCGGCCGCCACCCGCCAGCTCGCCAGCCGGGCCCGCCGCCGCGTCCGCGAGGGCGCCCCGAGCCCCGACCCCGACCTGGCCCGTCAGCGCGAGGTCGTCGACGCCTTCTTCGCGGCCGCCCGCGACGGCCGCCTCGACACCCTCGTCTCCGTGCTCCACCCCGAGGTCGTCCTGCGCGCCGACGGCGCCGCCGGCCGCCACCGCCGCCCGGTCACCTTCACCGGCGCCGCCCTGGTCTCCTCCCAGGCCGTCACCTTCGGCTCCCTCTCCCCCTACGCCCGCCCCGCCCTGATCAACGGCACCCCGGGCGCCGTCGTCATCTCCCCGGCCGGCCCCCTCTCCGTCATGTCCTTCACCGTCCACGCGGGCCTCATCACCCACATCACCGTCCTCACCGACCCCGCCCGCCTCGCCGCCCTCGACCTCTCGGCCTTCGCCCCCTGA
- a CDS encoding glycosyltransferase 87 family protein: MSRAAGGLARRRTRWAVLALVVAAALAVRVPGRWFETVDYLLFLHPWYEHIATHGGFHALADTGFADYNVPYLYLLAVLTHLPAVPPLLGIKAVSVGFELLLAFFVYRITGLRHPGRPGLPVLAVALTLLLPSVVVNGAWWAQSDAVFAAFVLGAVYHVLRQRPWWACTFFGLALAFKLQAVFAFPFLLVMLLLGRVPWRALLAVPAVYLALDLPALLLGHEPVALFTVYARQTTTYGGLTLNAPSVYQLLPDPADPDLARRLGILATAGVVLTLASLGVFCRRGLDTMYSGGSERHLTGRHVLLTATVSVLVTPFLLPAMHDRYFYLADVFTLLAAFELPRRLCCLPVLLQLASFGSDLIYLRHPWAAPNPMPQMAGYAAAVALALAVLLRTTAGEFRTERTRRTERTRRTRPTGAPERPRTAEPRTVTGPSRSPRRTVSARPPGRP; encoded by the coding sequence ATGTCCAGAGCAGCCGGCGGGTTGGCCCGGCGGCGGACCCGGTGGGCGGTGCTCGCCCTGGTGGTGGCCGCGGCCCTCGCGGTCCGCGTGCCGGGCCGGTGGTTCGAGACCGTCGACTACCTGCTGTTCCTGCACCCCTGGTACGAGCACATAGCCACCCACGGCGGCTTCCACGCGCTCGCCGACACCGGGTTCGCCGACTACAACGTCCCGTACCTGTACCTGCTGGCCGTGCTGACCCACCTGCCGGCGGTGCCGCCCCTGCTCGGCATCAAGGCGGTCTCGGTCGGCTTCGAGCTGCTGCTCGCCTTCTTCGTGTACCGGATCACCGGGCTGCGGCACCCGGGCCGCCCGGGCCTGCCGGTGCTCGCGGTGGCACTCACCCTGCTGCTGCCCTCGGTGGTGGTCAACGGCGCCTGGTGGGCGCAGTCGGACGCGGTGTTCGCCGCGTTCGTGCTCGGCGCCGTCTACCACGTGCTGCGTCAACGGCCTTGGTGGGCCTGCACGTTCTTCGGGCTGGCGCTGGCCTTCAAGCTCCAGGCGGTGTTCGCCTTCCCGTTCCTGCTGGTGATGCTGCTGCTCGGCCGGGTGCCGTGGCGGGCGCTGCTCGCGGTGCCCGCCGTCTACCTGGCGCTGGACCTGCCCGCACTGCTGCTCGGCCACGAACCGGTCGCCCTGTTCACGGTCTACGCCCGGCAGACCACCACCTACGGCGGCCTGACTCTCAACGCGCCCTCGGTCTACCAACTGCTGCCCGACCCGGCCGATCCGGACCTCGCCCGGCGGCTCGGCATCCTGGCCACCGCCGGGGTGGTGCTCACCCTCGCCTCGCTGGGCGTGTTCTGCCGACGCGGGCTGGACACGATGTACTCCGGAGGCAGCGAAAGGCATCTGACGGGCCGTCATGTACTGCTGACGGCGACCGTCTCGGTGCTGGTCACGCCCTTCCTGCTGCCCGCGATGCACGACCGGTACTTCTACCTGGCAGACGTGTTCACGCTGCTCGCGGCCTTCGAGCTGCCCCGGCGGCTCTGCTGCCTGCCGGTGCTGCTGCAACTGGCCTCGTTCGGCTCGGACTTGATCTACCTGCGGCACCCGTGGGCGGCGCCCAACCCGATGCCGCAGATGGCCGGCTACGCGGCGGCCGTGGCCCTGGCGCTGGCCGTCCTCCTCCGGACGACGGCCGGGGAGTTCCGCACCGAGCGCACCAGGCGGACCGAACGCACCCGGCGCACCCGGCCAACCGGGGCCCCGGAGCGGCCGAGGACGGCGGAGCCCAGGACCGTCACGGGCCCCAGCCGGAGTCCTCGTCGGACGGTGAGTGCTCGCCCACCTGGGCGGCCGTGA
- a CDS encoding DUF3626 domain-containing protein, whose protein sequence is MTDTGTHGDAATPARRALAHVAARSLAGGPVDGALRLTMNFHPDRAVTGRGILAAFAEDGVYRSQFVTGTGNGGLTAHPGGDRWRWESRIFGGAYDAAPAAERPVYGALNHRRRPFGAAPRFGSAHLRLTPDTLARATFCYPDSVAEPESFGVAEQFGLVALAEADEPDALDDYIEAQVHGPVLFEHHVEAIVLDPCYRGTEVEAAAARLPCPVEWHGGFRLTVAELRRHPGFRGPEYVELGAEIAEDGLLDPRIIGAAVRTGAYDPQDLKRVWHYLARYGS, encoded by the coding sequence ATGACGGACACCGGGACGCACGGGGACGCCGCCACACCCGCCCGGCGGGCGCTGGCGCACGTGGCGGCGCGGTCACTGGCGGGTGGGCCGGTGGACGGCGCGCTGCGGCTGACGATGAACTTCCACCCGGACCGGGCAGTGACCGGCCGCGGCATCCTCGCGGCCTTCGCCGAGGACGGGGTCTACCGCTCGCAGTTCGTCACCGGCACCGGCAACGGCGGTCTGACCGCCCACCCCGGCGGGGACCGCTGGCGCTGGGAGAGTCGGATCTTCGGCGGTGCGTACGACGCGGCGCCCGCCGCCGAGCGTCCCGTCTACGGTGCGCTCAACCACCGCCGGCGCCCGTTCGGCGCCGCCCCGCGCTTCGGGTCGGCTCACCTGCGGCTGACGCCGGACACCCTGGCCCGGGCCACCTTCTGCTACCCGGACAGCGTGGCCGAGCCCGAGTCCTTCGGGGTGGCCGAGCAGTTCGGCCTGGTGGCCCTGGCCGAGGCGGACGAGCCGGACGCCTTGGACGACTACATCGAGGCTCAGGTGCACGGGCCGGTGCTCTTCGAGCATCACGTGGAGGCGATCGTGCTCGACCCCTGCTACCGGGGCACCGAGGTCGAGGCCGCCGCCGCCCGGCTGCCCTGCCCGGTGGAGTGGCACGGCGGCTTCCGCCTCACCGTCGCCGAGCTGCGCCGCCACCCCGGTTTCCGGGGCCCGGAGTACGTCGAGCTGGGCGCCGAGATCGCCGAGGACGGCCTGCTCGACCCTCGGATCATCGGCGCGGCCGTCCGGACCGGCGCGTACGACCCGCAGGACCTGAAGCGGGTCTGGCACTACCTGGCCCGCTACGGGAGCTGA
- a CDS encoding nitrous oxide reductase family maturation protein NosD — MPRRPSPLLPAAAAAVLTCLALAPPAHAAAPTGTGGTRWHVVHPGESIQQAVDAARPGDGVLVLPGTYRESVRITTPHLTLQGLGQDAVLTPPEAPATSQATPQAGRRSEQPPAPPAGSCAAAGHGICVDGTAAAPLPGVTVATLTVRGFPKNGLDASGTDGLQVHGVLALDNGQQGISEEKSVRSVVRDNDARGNGQAGVFLANAAYEEGGAIDTRGSVISGNRLSGNRLGVVVRRARELTVAANEVHGNCGGVFVIGDENRPRAGALTVRGNHVYENNAYCPPNPRLGFIQGSGILFTGAEDSLVTENRVEDNTGDSSMSGGIVLLRSLVGSPNSGITVTDNLVLRNGPADLADRDTGSGNTFARNTCAVSEPAGHC; from the coding sequence ATGCCGAGGCGACCGTCACCCCTACTCCCGGCGGCCGCGGCCGCCGTGCTCACCTGTCTGGCCCTGGCGCCGCCCGCGCATGCCGCCGCGCCCACGGGCACCGGCGGCACGCGCTGGCACGTCGTCCACCCGGGTGAGTCGATCCAGCAGGCCGTGGACGCGGCCCGGCCCGGCGACGGCGTGCTGGTGCTGCCGGGCACCTACCGGGAGAGCGTCCGGATCACCACCCCGCACCTCACCCTCCAGGGCCTCGGCCAGGACGCCGTCCTCACCCCTCCCGAGGCCCCCGCCACCTCACAGGCCACCCCGCAGGCCGGCCGGCGCAGCGAGCAGCCGCCCGCCCCGCCCGCCGGGTCCTGCGCCGCCGCCGGCCACGGCATCTGTGTGGACGGTACGGCCGCCGCGCCGCTGCCCGGCGTCACGGTGGCCACGCTGACCGTCCGGGGCTTCCCGAAGAACGGGCTGGACGCCTCCGGCACCGACGGCCTCCAGGTGCACGGCGTGCTCGCGCTGGACAACGGGCAGCAGGGCATCAGCGAGGAGAAGTCGGTGCGGTCCGTGGTCCGGGACAACGACGCCCGGGGCAACGGGCAGGCCGGGGTGTTCCTGGCCAACGCCGCGTACGAGGAGGGCGGCGCGATCGACACCCGGGGCTCGGTGATCAGCGGCAACCGGCTGAGCGGCAACCGGCTCGGCGTGGTCGTGCGGCGGGCCCGGGAGCTGACCGTGGCGGCCAACGAGGTGCACGGCAACTGCGGCGGGGTCTTCGTCATCGGCGACGAGAACCGGCCCCGGGCGGGCGCGCTGACGGTGCGCGGCAACCACGTGTACGAGAACAACGCCTACTGCCCGCCCAACCCCCGGCTGGGCTTCATCCAGGGCAGCGGGATCCTCTTCACCGGCGCCGAGGACAGCCTGGTCACCGAGAACCGGGTCGAGGACAACACCGGCGACTCGTCGATGTCCGGCGGGATCGTGCTGCTGCGCAGCCTGGTCGGCTCGCCGAACTCGGGCATCACGGTGACCGACAACCTCGTGCTGCGCAACGGCCCGGCCGACCTCGCCGACCGCGACACCGGCTCCGGCAACACCTTCGCCCGCAACACCTGCGCCGTCTCCGAACCGGCCGGCCACTGCTGA
- a CDS encoding methyltransferase, translated as MSTTAPPNANPSPTPGSTMRLRELVFGAACAAALRAAASLRIADALGEQPMTVNELADAVGVEPRPLRRLLRALSCYGVFTETGEDSYAHTDMSRQLREDAPDSLRYITLWCTEPWTWQAWPRLEDAVRTGRTVFPELYGREFFDYLHSGEAEDSARVFDQAMTHSSRQSAADLAGYLDLSGIGSVADIGGGQGQVLAGLLAKHPQLRGTLLDLPKVVEHADPRLRPGGELADRARLVGGDCREAIPVEADLYIIKNILEWDDESTRRTLANVRAVARPGARLVVVENLVDDSPSMRFTTAMDLLLLLNVGGAKHSRESLLALLTEAGLRVTGVHPVNPYLHAFEAEIG; from the coding sequence ATGAGCACCACCGCTCCCCCGAACGCGAACCCCTCCCCCACCCCCGGCTCCACCATGCGGCTGCGCGAACTGGTCTTCGGCGCCGCCTGCGCCGCCGCCCTGCGCGCCGCCGCCTCGCTCCGGATCGCCGACGCGCTCGGCGAACAGCCCATGACGGTGAACGAATTGGCCGACGCCGTCGGCGTCGAGCCGAGACCGCTGCGGCGGCTGCTGCGCGCGCTCTCCTGCTACGGCGTCTTTACCGAGACCGGCGAGGACAGCTACGCGCACACCGACATGTCCCGCCAACTGCGCGAGGACGCACCGGACAGCCTGCGCTACATCACCCTCTGGTGCACCGAGCCGTGGACCTGGCAGGCCTGGCCCCGGCTGGAGGACGCCGTCCGCACCGGCCGCACCGTCTTCCCCGAGCTGTACGGGCGGGAGTTCTTCGACTACCTGCACAGCGGCGAGGCCGAGGACTCGGCCCGGGTCTTCGACCAGGCGATGACCCACTCCAGCCGGCAGTCCGCCGCCGATCTGGCCGGGTACCTCGACCTCAGCGGGATCGGCTCGGTGGCCGACATCGGCGGCGGGCAGGGCCAGGTGCTGGCCGGCCTGCTGGCCAAGCACCCCCAGCTGCGCGGTACCCTGCTCGACCTGCCCAAGGTGGTCGAGCACGCCGACCCGCGGCTGCGCCCGGGCGGTGAACTCGCCGACCGGGCCCGGCTGGTGGGCGGTGACTGCCGGGAGGCCATCCCGGTGGAGGCCGACCTCTACATCATCAAGAACATCCTGGAGTGGGACGACGAGAGCACCCGCCGCACGCTGGCCAACGTCCGGGCCGTCGCCCGGCCCGGGGCCCGGCTGGTCGTGGTGGAGAACCTGGTCGACGACAGCCCCTCGATGCGCTTCACCACCGCGATGGACCTGCTCCTGCTGCTCAACGTCGGCGGCGCCAAGCACTCCCGGGAGAGCCTGCTCGCGCTGCTCACCGAGGCCGGCCTGCGGGTCACCGGAGTGCACCCGGTCAACCCGTACCTGCACGCCTTCGAGGCCGAGATCGGCTGA
- a CDS encoding TcmI family type II polyketide cyclase has product MHRALIVARMKPGAAPDIARVFETSDQGELPHLIGVTGRSLFQFGDLYLHLIEAERAPGPEVAKHVAHPEFRSVSEQLTAYVQAYDPATWREPKDAMAREFYRWER; this is encoded by the coding sequence GTGCACCGTGCCCTGATCGTCGCCCGGATGAAGCCCGGCGCGGCCCCCGACATCGCCCGGGTCTTCGAGACCTCCGACCAGGGCGAACTCCCGCACCTGATCGGCGTCACCGGCCGCAGCCTGTTCCAGTTCGGCGACCTCTACCTGCACCTGATCGAGGCCGAGCGCGCGCCCGGCCCGGAGGTGGCCAAGCACGTCGCCCACCCCGAGTTCCGCTCGGTCAGTGAGCAACTCACCGCCTACGTCCAGGCGTACGACCCGGCCACCTGGCGGGAGCCCAAGGACGCGATGGCCCGGGAGTTCTACCGCTGGGAGCGGTAG
- a CDS encoding SRPBCC family protein: MPGHTDNAILINAPVDLVWEITNDLESWPQLFSEYASVEVLDRQDALTRFRLTMHPDENGQIWSWVSERETDRAGLAVRARRVEPGPFEFMEIRWEYQDLPQGTHMRWVQDFAMKPTAPIDDAGMTDRINQNSRVQMELIRAKVEARVGKD, translated from the coding sequence ATGCCCGGCCACACCGACAACGCGATCCTGATCAACGCCCCGGTCGACCTGGTCTGGGAGATCACCAACGACCTGGAGAGCTGGCCGCAACTCTTCAGCGAGTACGCCTCGGTGGAGGTGCTGGACCGGCAGGACGCGCTCACCCGCTTCCGGCTCACCATGCACCCGGACGAGAACGGCCAGATCTGGAGCTGGGTCTCCGAGCGGGAGACCGACCGGGCGGGGCTGGCCGTCCGGGCCCGCCGGGTCGAGCCGGGGCCGTTCGAGTTCATGGAGATCCGCTGGGAGTACCAGGACCTGCCGCAGGGCACCCACATGCGCTGGGTGCAGGACTTCGCGATGAAGCCCACCGCCCCGATCGACGACGCCGGGATGACCGACCGGATCAACCAGAACTCGCGCGTCCAGATGGAGTTGATCCGGGCCAAGGTCGAGGCGCGAGTCGGGAAGGACTGA
- a CDS encoding acyl carrier protein — MDLTYTQLADLIHTKAGVTVDPDRIGEPGIGFDELGVDSLGVLGLVAELENRHGLKLGSELPRTPAELLDNVNAAAVKGV, encoded by the coding sequence ATGGACCTCACCTACACCCAGCTCGCCGACCTCATCCACACCAAGGCCGGCGTCACCGTCGACCCGGACCGGATCGGCGAGCCCGGGATCGGCTTCGACGAACTGGGAGTGGATTCGCTCGGCGTGCTCGGCCTGGTCGCCGAGTTGGAGAACCGGCACGGCCTGAAGCTCGGCAGCGAGCTGCCGCGCACCCCCGCGGAGCTGCTCGACAACGTCAACGCCGCCGCCGTGAAGGGGGTCTGA
- a CDS encoding beta-ketoacyl synthase N-terminal-like domain-containing protein: protein MTAILPGRRAVLTGIGVISPNGVGADDFWKATREGRNVLGPVTREGCERLPLRVAGQVTGFEAEEAVEGRYLVQTDRFTHYAMAAADLALADARFEREAGSPFAIGVVTAAGSGGGEFGQRELQQLWGQGPQFVGPYQSIAWFYAASTGQISIRGGFKGPCGVVASDEAGGLDALAHAARTIRRGTDTVVVGAAEAPLAPYSVVCQLGYPELSLAEDPESAYLPFSPAASGFVPAEGGAMFVVEDEATARGRGARIRAELAGHAATFTGASAWAASREGLAHAIRGALEEAHCAPDEVDVVFADALGVPEADLAEALALADALGEHAAYVPVTAPKSGTGRAYCGAPLIDTAAAVLAMEQSLIPPTPGVTALRDGLDIDLVTGFARAAELRTALVLSRGLMGSNSALVLRRPY from the coding sequence ATGACGGCGATCCTGCCCGGCCGCCGGGCCGTGCTCACCGGCATCGGCGTGATCTCCCCCAACGGGGTCGGCGCGGACGACTTCTGGAAGGCCACCCGGGAGGGTCGCAACGTGCTCGGCCCGGTCACCCGGGAGGGCTGCGAGCGGCTGCCGCTGCGGGTGGCCGGCCAGGTCACCGGCTTCGAGGCCGAGGAGGCGGTCGAGGGCCGCTACCTGGTGCAGACCGACCGGTTCACCCACTACGCGATGGCCGCCGCCGACCTCGCCCTGGCCGACGCCCGGTTCGAGCGGGAGGCCGGCTCGCCGTTCGCGATCGGCGTGGTCACCGCGGCGGGCTCCGGCGGCGGCGAGTTCGGCCAGCGCGAGCTCCAGCAACTCTGGGGCCAGGGGCCGCAGTTCGTCGGCCCCTACCAGTCGATCGCCTGGTTCTACGCCGCCTCCACCGGCCAGATCTCGATCCGCGGCGGCTTCAAGGGCCCCTGCGGGGTGGTGGCCAGCGACGAGGCGGGCGGCCTGGACGCGCTGGCCCACGCCGCCCGCACCATCCGGCGCGGCACCGACACCGTGGTGGTCGGCGCCGCCGAGGCCCCGCTCGCCCCGTACTCGGTGGTCTGCCAGCTCGGCTACCCCGAACTGAGCCTGGCCGAGGACCCGGAGAGCGCCTACCTCCCGTTCAGCCCGGCCGCGAGCGGCTTCGTGCCGGCCGAGGGCGGCGCGATGTTCGTGGTCGAGGACGAGGCCACCGCGCGCGGCCGGGGTGCCCGGATCCGGGCCGAACTCGCGGGCCATGCCGCCACCTTCACCGGCGCCTCGGCCTGGGCCGCCTCCCGCGAGGGCCTGGCCCACGCCATCCGGGGCGCCCTGGAGGAGGCGCACTGCGCCCCCGACGAGGTCGACGTGGTCTTCGCCGACGCCCTCGGCGTCCCCGAGGCCGACCTCGCCGAGGCCCTCGCGCTGGCCGACGCGCTCGGCGAACACGCCGCCTACGTGCCGGTCACCGCGCCCAAGTCCGGTACCGGCCGGGCCTACTGCGGCGCACCGCTGATCGACACCGCCGCCGCCGTGCTCGCCATGGAGCAGAGCCTGATCCCGCCCACCCCGGGCGTCACCGCGCTCCGCGACGGCCTCGACATCGACCTGGTGACCGGCTTCGCCCGCGCCGCCGAGCTGCGCACCGCCCTGGTGCTCAGCCGGGGGCTGATGGGCTCCAACTCGGCGCTCGTACTGCGCCGCCCGTACTGA